TGTGTAGGTCATTTTGACGAACCTCAATGTATCGCAGTATGTCCCGTAGACTGTATTGTCCCGGATCCTGACAATGTGGAGAACGTTGAAGAGTTAAAATTCAAATATGACAAACTGCAAGAAGAAGAGTAGTTAGTCCATGTCAAAGCGAACTGCTATCATTGATATCGGTTCGAACTCAGCAAGACTTGTGATCTTTGAAAAAACAAGTCGTTACGGCTTTCATCTTATTTGCGAACAAAAATCCAAAGTTCGTATTGGTGAAGGTGCCTATGATAAAGAGGGGTATCTTCAACCCATTGGTATCAAAAGAGCCTATTTCACTTTAAAATCCTTCCTTCATACCATAGACAAATATGAGGCAAACAAAACACTTTGTGTTGCAACTTCTGCACTGAGAGATGCACCAAACGGAAAAGAGTTCGTCCAATGGATCAAAAAGGAACTTGGACTTTCCATCAAAGTGATCGATGGCAACAAAGAGGCAAAATATGGCGGTATCGCTGCAGTAAATTTACTGCCTATCAGCGAGGGGATCAGTATAGACATCGGAGGAGGCTCATCCGATATGACACTCATAAAACACGGGTATATCGTCGATACCTACTCGCTTGACCTTGGTACCGTAAGACTCAAAGAACTCTTTTTTGATAAAGGGCTCACTCCTGCAGATATAAACGAAAAAGCAAAAGCATATATACAACAAGCCCTGGCTCAACTTCCAGAGCATTTTAAACATACACTGGCCATTGGTATAGGGGGAACTGCAAGAACCCTTTCTAAGGGGATTATGAAACAGGTTTGCTACCCTTTAGATAAACTACACGCTTTTTCCTATCATGTGCAAGAGCACAAAACCTATCTTGATGCCATCCCACTCTCCAGCGCAAAAAATCTTCAACGGTTTGGATTGAAAAAAAACCGCTATGATACGATACGCGAGGGGACACTGATCTTCAATGAAATTCTTTCCCATATCGGTACAGAAACGGTTATTTCTAGTGCCGCAGGTGTAAGAGAAGGGGTGTTTTTGGAACAGTTGCTTAAAAAGGACAATCTCAAATTCCCAAGCCGTATCAATCCCAGTGTGATCTCGATATTGGATAGATTTCAACCTTTGGTCAATATACAAAAAAACCAGAAAACAAAACGCAAACTCGCGTCAAACCTTTATACACTGCTGCAACGGGATATTGATGATGGGAAACAGTATGAAAAAGAACTGCTGTGGGCAGTCAAACTCTCCAGTATCGGACAGACACTGACGGTTTACCGGTCACATCAGCATGCCTTTTATATTGCCATGCAGGAGTTGAATTACGGTTTTACCCATAAAGAGATACTTCTTATATCATTCCTGTTGCGAATGAATGAAAAGGAGCTGTTGAACAAACCGCTCTTTAAACACTATAAACCGCTTCTTCCGGAAAAAAGCACCCTGCTTTGGTTAAGCTTTATCTATACCCTTACTGTACTTCTGCAAGAAGCCTCCAACAGTGCCGGCATCACATTTGCCTATGAAAACAGAACACTCCGTATCCTCTCTGACAAACCCTTATACCTGGCAAAAGAGACAGTGAAAGCTTTAGAAAAGCCTATACCGTTTGCCATCATTATAGAAGATGAAAGTACCGTGCCTAAAAATAAAAAGTTGGGAATTTAAAAAGAGTGTTGCGAGCAAGGGTTCACCCTTGCCATTTGGATGGAGAAATGCTAGAATTTACTCCCCATAGAGAACTCAAAGGCTGCTGTTTGATCCAATGGGTCATCATCGATCGGATAGGAGAATACGAGATTGATCGGTCCAAATCCTGACTGCCACTCTAGAACCACACCCGTTGATGATCTTGTGATCTCATCAAAACTATCTTCACCGATCATTCCGTAATCATAAAAGAATGCCAGTCTCATCTTTGCCGCTTCAGAAAGAGGGATACTTGCTTCGACACTTGCAGAGGCTCTATGGAGACCCCCCGTACGCGTAAAAGTCGTTGGGTCCAATGGTGAAAGCGTATACGGTTGATATCCTCTGACAGACCCTATACCCCCTAAGAAGAGCTTTTCTGCGATAGGAAGATATGAGTTATCATCTTTTGCAATCGTTGTCATTCGTCCTTTCAGACGCAAGATAAGGTCATAATCGATCCAGTCTTCCAATCCATAATAGAGTCCTATTTTTGCACTTGTTTTTAAAATATTGGCATATCCGCTAGGATAATCGATCTGTTCGGTTGCATTCAGGTCATCTCCATCCAATTGCCCATATTCAAAATTCAGCGCTGCGATCATCCCTTCCCTTGGTACATAGAAATCATCTGTGTTGTCAAAACTTATACTTGCAAAGAATGAAGTCTTTTTATACTGGTCATTATAGAGATTAAAATAATAGTTATCGAACAGTGTAGTATTGGTATCATTGATCGTTGACTGATTATCAACATATCCCATCCCTACAGAGGCATGGAAATATCTATAGAACTCTCTACCTATATTCAGAGATCCACCCAACTGGTCTTGTGTATAGTCTATATATTCATACTCTTTTTTATACAAACTGAGTCCCAAACTATACATACTGTCCCACACTTTTGGGTTGACAAAAGAGAGATTGTAGTTTGTTGAGATCTTTGATACTTCAAAGCCTAAGGTCGTATTGATACCTGAACCAAAGAAGTTTCGATCTGAAATAGATGCATTGAACATCAGACCTTCATAACTTCCGTATCCACCACCCGCAGAGATCGTACCAGTGGATGTCTCTTTGACTTTCACAAGAAGGTTGATCTTATCTGCTGAGATCCTCTGACTCTCAACGTCGACTTTTTCAAAGAACCCTGTTCTTCCCAGTGCATTCTTTGAATCCTTAAGATCTCTGGCACTGAACGTATCGCCAGGTGCCAAATAGATATAACGGCGGATCACCCTGTCTTTGGTCGTGTCGTTACCCGAAATGATCACATCGTTAATCGTCACTACTTCTCCCGGTTCAACTACATAATTCAGATTAATGATCTTCTTCTCGGGATCTTTATGCATTTGAGGGGCAACTTTTACAAAGGCATAACCAAGATTCCCTACTTCCTCTTCCAAGATACTGATATCTTTTCGCATACGCTTAATGTTAAAGATCTTACCCTCTTTCAAAATCAGTTTATCTTTAAGATCCTCGGTGTTCAGCCCTTTGACATCTTGCGTAATACCTATGGTTCCTACACGATATTGTACACCTTCAATGACCTGGTAATCCACTTTGGCCTTGTAAGAACCAAAATCTACCCTCATCAGCGGTTTACTTACATAGGCATCCAAATAGCCATGTCTCATATAGACATCTTTGACCCTATACGCATCATACTCAAGTTGATCTACCGTCGCTTCACCATTGTTTCTCCAAGGCATCCAACCAAGGAAATCTTTTTCTTTGTTCGCCAGCTCTAATTCAAGATCATTTTGTACCAACGCCTCAGCACCCACAAAGTTCTGTTCCTGGATAATGATCTTCTCACCTTTGTTTACATCAAACACGATGGATATACTGCTTTCACCTACAGGGGTCGTACTCACATCCACCACCGTGTCATAATAGCCTTGACTTTCCAACTTGGCGATCAGTGTTCTTTTGGCCTTCTTTACACGTCTTTCATCATAAAGATCACCTTTTTTAAGACCTATGCCTTCCAGAAGCTTCATGCCATCATCACCCGATCCATATCCTTTGATATCCACATTTGCGATAGCCAGTTTTTCTTTAAAATGATAAATAAGTACACTGCCCTGCTGGTCTACCCATACATCTTTAAAATACCCCTGTGCAAAAAAGTTTTTAATGGAACGGTTGATCTTCTCCGCATTTATCTCTTCACCCACACGGATGCCGGCAATCTCTTTTGCACTTGTTGGGGAAAGATGTGCAAGTCCTTCAAATTTAATCTGTGTAACTTTCTGAGCTGAAAGAAGCGAACCAACAAGCATCCAAGAAAGTAGTATCTGAACCAGTGCCGTCTTTTTGATCATCGTTAAGCCTTAGTGTAATTTGCCAATATTCTATCGGTTTTTCGATAAGAACCTCATAAGAAACAGATAAATCATGCTATACTCTGCCAAAAAATGAGGTAGGTATTTTATGGCTAAAATCAAAGTCGGTATAGTTGGTTTAGGACTTATGGGTGGATCTTTAAGTCTTGCGCTTCAAAAGCACTCCAAAGAGTACTATTTCATGGGGATGGACCATAATGAACTCCATCGTTCACAAGCCCTTGAACTCGGTCTTGTTGATGAAATCTGTACCTCTACCGAAGCACTCAAAAGTTGTGAGATCATTGTCCTTAGTATCCCTGTGGATGGCATTATCTCTGTTATTCAACAGTTAGGTACTTTGAGTGATACCTGCACAGTGATCGATCTTGGAAGCACCAAAGAGAAGATCTCCCGTTCCGTCCCATCTGAGATTCGGCACAATTTTGTGGCTGCACACCCTATGACAGGGACTGAAAAATTTGGTCCTACTGCTGCTCTTGAAGACCTCTATACGGACAAAGTGGTTGTACTCTGTGACCTTGAAAAAAGTGGGGAACATCAACAAAATGTTGCCAAAAAACTTTTTACTGATATAGGTATGAATATCGTCTGTATGGGTGCGAAAGAGCATGACAGACATGCAGCCTTCATCTCCCATATGCCCCATGCGATCAGTTATTCCTTGGCAAATTCTGTGATGGCGCAGGAAGATTCCAAAAGTATTGTTGCACTGGCAGGCGGTGGATTTAAAGACATGAGCCGTATTGCGAAATCTTCTCCCAATATGTGGGAAGATATCTTTCGACAGAACAAGACCAATGTACTTGAAGCGATCAACTCCTTTCAGTCAGAACTGAAAAAATGCCAAAAGATGGTAGAGAATGAAGAGTGGGAGACGCTGAACGCTTGGATGAGGGAAGCCAATACTCTACATGATATCTTAGACTGACACTGCCTCAATACTATCGTGAAACGCTTCACGACTGCTTAATGCGATCCACCATCTCTTTGAGTGCTTTTTTGTCTATCTGGACAGATTTATCACCATTTTTACGGGCATAGAGTTTACGTACCATCTCTTCTATCTCTACATCCTCGCTCATATGACCATACAATAGTTTCAGTGCTTCTGTCTCGTTATAAGGAGTTGAAGTTCGTCTTGTTACGCGAGGCAACCATCTTAGAACAGGCAGGAACAGCATACCTAGGACAAAGGCTGCCGCCAACATCCACCATGCTACACTTTTTACCTCTACTTCTTTTTCTACGACCACTTCTTTGGTCTGAACAGGTTGTGATCTATTGGTTTGTACCACACCGTTTGTATCGGGTTTGTTGATGGATGCTGATGCAGTAGATGATTGCTTAATGGTAATATCATAGGCATTCACCGTAAGCGCTTTGAGCTGTTTATCTTTTGGTCTTAACACAGAAAAACTTCGTGCCGGTATGACAAAGTCCTCATCTGCTATAAAGGCAAAACTTTTACTGTAACTGCTGTATAGCTCTCCATCCACAACTTTTGTCTCTACTTTAGCTTCATCACTATAGACGGTTACCCTATCGATCTCATATTTTGGAAATTCGAAACTTTCCAGATTACCTTTCCCCTCTATCTTGACTGTGAGGTTGACCGGTTTGTTGGCTTTTACCTCTTGGGCATCAATGGTGGTGTTGATCGTAAAATCACCTACAAGGTCACTCTCCTGGACCTGAGGTAGAACTTCTATCTGAAGACTATTCGATGCTACCTGCTTCCATTTTGTACCAAAGGTCATACCGAAAATATCTCTTCTGCCTCTATCGGCTACCCCCACTTTGGCATAGGCAGGACTTGCTGTAAAATTCCCTTCTGCTTGTGGGGTAAGAAGATAGCGTACTTCCTGAACTTGATAGTTACCCTTGATATAGGCATTTTTCTCACCGGCATCTGTTACGGTAAATCCTGGAAAACCAGGCGGTGTATACTGGATATCCTGTGAGAGCCTTACACCATTTTTCAAAGAAAAATAGACCGTTACCATCAGTGATTCACCTACCATCACTTTCGTTTTATTGGCATGCATCTGCAAGGAGAACATAGCACTGTTCTCTCCTAACGATGCATTGGACTTCACGACTTTTATCTCAATGGGCTGGGTGTTATATCTTTTGCCGTCTATCTTCACTTCATAAGAAGGGATGGTGACATTTTTATCGGGTACAAAAGTGAAGGTTTTTGTCGTTGCGTGCTCGCTTTTCATTGTTCCGTTGATATAGCTATAGGAGCTGCTGCTTCCGGAATGGGCAGCTATGACACTCTGTCCATCGATCATTTGGATATCCGGAAATTCGGCGTCATCTCCTATGGCTTTAATGCGTAGCTCAACAGTATTACCACTGACAACCTCTGTACTTGATACCGTGGCCTCTACGCCATCAGCCCGCATCACTTGTAAAACCAATGTCATCATAGACAATACTTTACCAAGGTTTCGCATCTTCACTCCTTTGACCTTTTTTACCTTCACCCATCTGATACATCATCGTAGGTGTTTTTTTCTGTCCCATCTTTTTCATAAGACGTTTTAACTCCTGCTCTTTGAGCTTCTCTTCTTTATTCATCTTTTTTTGCTCTTTGGGCTGATCTGACGCTTTGTCACCTTTTTTCTCTTGGGACTTTTTCTCTTTTTGAGCGTCTGATTTCTCTTTATCCCCCTCTTTTTCCTTCTGTTCTTCTTTGTTTTTTTGATCTTTCTTTTTTTGATCTTTATTCTGTTTGTCCTGTTTTTTCTTTTGATCTCTGTTTTTTTGGTCCTGTTGTTTCTTCTTTTGGTCTTTTTGCTCTTGATTCTGATTTTGATCCTGCTTTTGCTTCTCGTCTTTATTTTGTTGCTGATCTTTATTTTGATCCTGTTTCTTTTGCTCTTCTTCTTTTTGCTTCTGTTTTTTGGCTAACTCAAGGTTGAATCTTGTATCCTCATCCTCTCTCATTTCCAGGGCTTTTTCATACGATGCGATGGCTTTGTCCCACTCTTTTTTCTGAAACTGACTGTTACCGATATTATGGAGCCTTGTTGCGTCATCTACACCTTCCGCCTTTTCATAGGCTTTGATCGCCTCATCATATTTTTTATCTTTATAGAACGCATTTCCTATGTCATACTGTTTTTCAGGGCTCTTTACATCTAAACTGTTCAATAAGGCTGCACTCTTACCATACTCTTTCGCCTCATAGGCCTGCTTTGCTTCTTTGATGGTTTTAAAGTCGGTAAGCCCGGCATGAAGTAAAGTAGCCATACTTATCACCCATAAGATCACTCTTCTCATACGTCTCTCCTTCTAGGCATCGAACTCAATGAAACAAGCAGCAGTAGCAGTCCAAATCCCAATGGATAATAAAAATACTCCACACGCTCTTTTACCGTCACTTCACCCTGCTGCTGGTTTTGATATTTGCCTTTTATGACAGAAACCAATTGTGTGATATCTTCTTTCCCCGTACTTGCTACCACATACGCACCATCATTCTCTTTGGCGACCTCACCCAATGCATCGTTTCTTTGTGTAATGGCTATGGTACCGTCTTCAAGCGTAAAAGGTTTGCCATTCTCGTCGATGACCGGAGCGCCTTTTTCAGTTCCTACCAGTACGACATACAGGTCGATATCATTTTCTTTGAGTATCTCTGTAAAACCTGCAATGGCCTCTTCATCTCCACCATCTGTAAAAAGTACCAGTATCTTAGGTCTCTTTTTTTCCAGTAAAGAACTTGCCAGTTCACCCAACGCTGAATAGTCTGTAGAACCCATGTTGATATAGCTGTCATCTACACCGCCCACCATCATTTTCAGAGTCTCTTTATCACTTGAAAAGGGTGCCAGTACAAACGGACTGTAAGCAAAGGCCACTACCCCTACCTCATCGCTCGGCATGGCATCAAACAATACATTCATCTTCTTTTTGGCGAACGTCAAGCGGTTGGGGTAGACATCGGTACTCCGCATAGAACCGGAGATATCCAATGCCGTCAGCAGTGTCAATCCTTGCACTTCTACGATTCTGTCACCCTTTTCCATCACCGGTCTGGCCATAGCAACGATCATCAGAAAGAGTGCCAGGAGCATCAGTATGTTACGTACGACCATCGGCATACTCTCGTCTGTCGCACTCAAACGTTTGAGTACCTTCTCATCAAAGATACGTGCAAGTCTCTCTTTGTTTGTCGAGATAAGAAACGCAAAGATGACAAAAGGGACAATGAGCGCCCAAAAAAACTGAGGATTGACAAAACTCATCTCTATACCCCCCTACTGTTTCTAATGTAAATAAACAACAACAGACTCAGGATGGCCAAAAAGAGCGGATAGATGTAGAGATAGGTATGCTGCACGATCTTTTTGTCATCGATCTTTGTTGCCTCAAGTTTGTCTATCTCTGCATAGACTTGAGAGAGTGTCGTGGCATCTTGTGCACCAAATGCCAACCCTTTACCCGCATCCGCCAATGCCTGTAGATACTGCGCATTATAATCACGTGCATCCCCTACACCTATCGCATAGAGTTTAATATCACGCTTTTCTATCAGACTTTTTACCTCTGTGAACGGTACCTTGCTCATATTGTCTATACCGTCAGTCAGCAAAATGGCGATCTTTGATCTGGCCTTGCTTTTACTCAAGAGATTGTAACTCTGCACGATGGCATCATTGATCGCTGTTCGTTTCCCTGCCATACCCATCTCTTGCATTTTTGTAATGTCTGTTAAAAACTTTTTTTCAAAGGTAAGCGGTGATGCGATAAAGGCAATGTCTGCAAACGTGACCATACCTATACGGTCATTCTCTCTTTTTTCTATAAAATCACCCACGACCTCTTTGACCACATCAAACTTGTTTCTCCATGGATCAGAAGGATCAAACCCCTGCTGTCGCATCGAATCACTCGAATCGATGATAAGCACAATGTCACGTCCCTCTTTTTTACTGTTCGAGTAACTTTTTGTGATGACCGGAGAAGCCAAAGCGATCACGGCTGCTGTGATCCCCACCCACTTTAACACGGAGAGCAAAGAGGACTTGCCTGC
The sequence above is drawn from the Sulfurovum sp. TSL1 genome and encodes:
- a CDS encoding Ppx/GppA phosphatase family protein; the protein is MSKRTAIIDIGSNSARLVIFEKTSRYGFHLICEQKSKVRIGEGAYDKEGYLQPIGIKRAYFTLKSFLHTIDKYEANKTLCVATSALRDAPNGKEFVQWIKKELGLSIKVIDGNKEAKYGGIAAVNLLPISEGISIDIGGGSSDMTLIKHGYIVDTYSLDLGTVRLKELFFDKGLTPADINEKAKAYIQQALAQLPEHFKHTLAIGIGGTARTLSKGIMKQVCYPLDKLHAFSYHVQEHKTYLDAIPLSSAKNLQRFGLKKNRYDTIREGTLIFNEILSHIGTETVISSAAGVREGVFLEQLLKKDNLKFPSRINPSVISILDRFQPLVNIQKNQKTKRKLASNLYTLLQRDIDDGKQYEKELLWAVKLSSIGQTLTVYRSHQHAFYIAMQELNYGFTHKEILLISFLLRMNEKELLNKPLFKHYKPLLPEKSTLLWLSFIYTLTVLLQEASNSAGITFAYENRTLRILSDKPLYLAKETVKALEKPIPFAIIIEDESTVPKNKKLGI
- a CDS encoding prephenate dehydrogenase, with product MAKIKVGIVGLGLMGGSLSLALQKHSKEYYFMGMDHNELHRSQALELGLVDEICTSTEALKSCEIIVLSIPVDGIISVIQQLGTLSDTCTVIDLGSTKEKISRSVPSEIRHNFVAAHPMTGTEKFGPTAALEDLYTDKVVVLCDLEKSGEHQQNVAKKLFTDIGMNIVCMGAKEHDRHAAFISHMPHAISYSLANSVMAQEDSKSIVALAGGGFKDMSRIAKSSPNMWEDIFRQNKTNVLEAINSFQSELKKCQKMVENEEWETLNAWMREANTLHDILD
- a CDS encoding YfhL family 4Fe-4S dicluster ferredoxin encodes the protein MALVITDECIACDACREECPNEAIEENDPIYLIDPDRCTECVGHFDEPQCIAVCPVDCIVPDPDNVENVEELKFKYDKLQEEE
- a CDS encoding VWA domain-containing protein; translated protein: MSFVNPQFFWALIVPFVIFAFLISTNKERLARIFDEKVLKRLSATDESMPMVVRNILMLLALFLMIVAMARPVMEKGDRIVEVQGLTLLTALDISGSMRSTDVYPNRLTFAKKKMNVLFDAMPSDEVGVVAFAYSPFVLAPFSSDKETLKMMVGGVDDSYINMGSTDYSALGELASSLLEKKRPKILVLFTDGGDEEAIAGFTEILKENDIDLYVVLVGTEKGAPVIDENGKPFTLEDGTIAITQRNDALGEVAKENDGAYVVASTGKEDITQLVSVIKGKYQNQQQGEVTVKERVEYFYYPLGFGLLLLLVSLSSMPRRRDV
- a CDS encoding BatD family protein, whose product is MRNLGKVLSMMTLVLQVMRADGVEATVSSTEVVSGNTVELRIKAIGDDAEFPDIQMIDGQSVIAAHSGSSSSYSYINGTMKSEHATTKTFTFVPDKNVTIPSYEVKIDGKRYNTQPIEIKVVKSNASLGENSAMFSLQMHANKTKVMVGESLMVTVYFSLKNGVRLSQDIQYTPPGFPGFTVTDAGEKNAYIKGNYQVQEVRYLLTPQAEGNFTASPAYAKVGVADRGRRDIFGMTFGTKWKQVASNSLQIEVLPQVQESDLVGDFTINTTIDAQEVKANKPVNLTVKIEGKGNLESFEFPKYEIDRVTVYSDEAKVETKVVDGELYSSYSKSFAFIADEDFVIPARSFSVLRPKDKQLKALTVNAYDITIKQSSTASASINKPDTNGVVQTNRSQPVQTKEVVVEKEVEVKSVAWWMLAAAFVLGMLFLPVLRWLPRVTRRTSTPYNETEALKLLYGHMSEDVEIEEMVRKLYARKNGDKSVQIDKKALKEMVDRIKQS
- a CDS encoding VWA domain-containing protein yields the protein MSQFSFEYPILSGVLILFILCSIWCKERSRALFFPHVNTLMAKSAGKSSLLSVLKWVGITAAVIALASPVITKSYSNSKKEGRDIVLIIDSSDSMRQQGFDPSDPWRNKFDVVKEVVGDFIEKRENDRIGMVTFADIAFIASPLTFEKKFLTDITKMQEMGMAGKRTAINDAIVQSYNLLSKSKARSKIAILLTDGIDNMSKVPFTEVKSLIEKRDIKLYAIGVGDARDYNAQYLQALADAGKGLAFGAQDATTLSQVYAEIDKLEATKIDDKKIVQHTYLYIYPLFLAILSLLLFIYIRNSRGV
- a CDS encoding tetratricopeptide repeat protein, which encodes MRRVILWVISMATLLHAGLTDFKTIKEAKQAYEAKEYGKSAALLNSLDVKSPEKQYDIGNAFYKDKKYDEAIKAYEKAEGVDDATRLHNIGNSQFQKKEWDKAIASYEKALEMREDEDTRFNLELAKKQKQKEEEQKKQDQNKDQQQNKDEKQKQDQNQNQEQKDQKKKQQDQKNRDQKKKQDKQNKDQKKKDQKNKEEQKEKEGDKEKSDAQKEKKSQEKKGDKASDQPKEQKKMNKEEKLKEQELKRLMKKMGQKKTPTMMYQMGEGKKGQRSEDAKPW
- the bamA gene encoding outer membrane protein assembly factor BamA, which produces MIKKTALVQILLSWMLVGSLLSAQKVTQIKFEGLAHLSPTSAKEIAGIRVGEEINAEKINRSIKNFFAQGYFKDVWVDQQGSVLIYHFKEKLAIANVDIKGYGSGDDGMKLLEGIGLKKGDLYDERRVKKAKRTLIAKLESQGYYDTVVDVSTTPVGESSISIVFDVNKGEKIIIQEQNFVGAEALVQNDLELELANKEKDFLGWMPWRNNGEATVDQLEYDAYRVKDVYMRHGYLDAYVSKPLMRVDFGSYKAKVDYQVIEGVQYRVGTIGITQDVKGLNTEDLKDKLILKEGKIFNIKRMRKDISILEEEVGNLGYAFVKVAPQMHKDPEKKIINLNYVVEPGEVVTINDVIISGNDTTKDRVIRRYIYLAPGDTFSARDLKDSKNALGRTGFFEKVDVESQRISADKINLLVKVKETSTGTISAGGGYGSYEGLMFNASISDRNFFGSGINTTLGFEVSKISTNYNLSFVNPKVWDSMYSLGLSLYKKEYEYIDYTQDQLGGSLNIGREFYRYFHASVGMGYVDNQSTINDTNTTLFDNYYFNLYNDQYKKTSFFASISFDNTDDFYVPREGMIAALNFEYGQLDGDDLNATEQIDYPSGYANILKTSAKIGLYYGLEDWIDYDLILRLKGRMTTIAKDDNSYLPIAEKLFLGGIGSVRGYQPYTLSPLDPTTFTRTGGLHRASASVEASIPLSEAAKMRLAFFYDYGMIGEDSFDEITRSSTGVVLEWQSGFGPINLVFSYPIDDDPLDQTAAFEFSMGSKF